The nucleotide sequence ATTTGACTTTAGACTTTTCACCTGAATTCTTCTGATTCTTATTATTCCAAAGTTCTTTGTGTGGCTTCTGTCCAAATCCCTCGTCGTAATTTCCCTTGGACTTGAACAGCTGCTTGTAATGCGGCTTGCAGTACATCCGTCCATGGAGAGAGGCGTAGTTGCCgagactaattaaaaaaaaataaaagtggaaAAGGTTAAAATGTGCACAGAGTGAGAAAAGCTACTCCGTGAGAAATAGCGTTACCTCAGTTTGCCTTTGCAGTGCTCACAGCGGAAGCAGCTTTTATGAAAGTTTTGTTTGTCTGCAATCAGCGATTCCATTGGGTACACCCTCTTCCGACACACCCTGCACAGCTCGGACTCTGGAACTCGAATTTTCTGCATGTAGGAAACAAGAGTATTTGAGTATTTCAACATAATATAGATTTTTGTAGTGTTAGATTATTAagcatgtaaaaacaaaacatgcatgtAAAGGTACCAGCAAACTTCAAAAGATGCAAAAAGGCAAAAGAACAGGCAGATAAACTTAAAGCTGTCAACAAAAACTTGAGATTTCAGCAAGTGCTACACCATAACGGGGTACTATCTGGGTACAGGTCCTATCCTTAGCAGTGAAGGCCTACATCCTTATATATAAACAGTTTTCCAGTGCTCTCTGCAGTGAACAACAGTCTGACTTCAGCATGGGTGAAAGATCCCTCTCTTCCCATGAGAGGAAGGAAGTTGAGCATTGAGATCTAAATTCTCTCTGGCCACCCCATGGGACATGATGGGTATTGAGGGAAAGTTTGAACCCTGTATCCCTGGAGGATGGTACCAAACTGGGTGGTGGCTACAGACAGAGTCAGGAATCATTATTTGTAAAATTACAAAGATGAGTTCCTTTGAGGACACTTTTTTTCATGACAAGGTAATACTGCCCATGGGCATGAAGACTCCAAGAGTGATGGCAATCAGAAATTTGATCACAGTGATCTTGACCTTCAGTTGTCTGAGAGTTCAGTGTTGCCCATAATGATTGTTTATACTTATATCAAGATAGAAACTGCGATCTGGTAGAAACGGCAATTCTACCAGTAGAGATTGCAATCGGAGTCTCTACCAGTAGATATTGCGATCAGAATCGCTACCAGTAGAAACACCATTTTGCCTTTACTTACTCTGACTACTACTTTGACAACATTTGGATCAGAGTTTCTGAATGCAACAACAGAGATCAACTATACTTGAAAAAAGTAAACATtgttttcagcatttcaaaaattTTGGTTTTCAATCTCAATAATGTAATTTTAGTTAGCAGTTCCTCTGAGAACTACTTTAACATGAGAGTCTCTACTGGTAGAGACTGTGATTCTACCAGGTCACAGTTTCTGCCTTGACATATGTATATTATGAATAtagatatatacgaggtctgtcaataaagtaacggacctttttattttttttttaaactatatggatttgattcatatgtttttacgtcagacatgcttgaaccctcgtgcgcatgcgtgagtttttccacgcctgtcggtgacgtcatttgcctgtgagcacgccttgtggaaggagtggtcccgcccccttgtcggattttcattgtctggaaatggcggaatgatttggactttttttccatcagaattttttcagaagctgttagagatgttgtgtgggccgctgaagaggaggtactgctggcccacaaccaccagagggcaccctgcctggagtgcaggctccaggcacaagagggcgccgccgcctcacaggagcagccggggtgacagctgtcacttattacctgtgacagctgtcaccaatcatctgatcttcaatcgtatatcagcaggacgacatctccacttctttgccgagatatcgctatgcttaggaggtaacgagctcagccaatcaagttgtcttttcgacagaagaatattgttgctttgtgttttttgacagcagacttttcgacgagaggtggaggtggatttcccaccatacgtgttgctgggtataaacacacctacatctaactgtttttgttcctcgccagcagtaccagatccgacaagcggaggcagtggccacctgggagttcaggacttggcggctccagtattcccggggttcggtggcggaggaaatcgtgtggttccggttctgctttggacagacgtctcttatcttcgagcctgcccacatgacacattctgtaaattgacttcattgcatactattgtgacctgccgtgtttgttgtgctcattcacaacagtaaagtgttgttatttgacttcctccattgtccgttcatttgcgccccctgttgtgggtccgtgttcctacactttcacaacaagagactggcacctggaaaccatttgaaaaattttctggctttcggtgaaaattttacgggcttcacagagaataaggactgttactacagctttaaggacggctttaaggacggctttaaggacggctttaaggacgcttggcgtgcTGCGCTCGGTGCGCTGCactccgagctgtgacgacgaggcagaaaacgccagatcatttctaaacagatggctctgtggatacgagaccgtcgtgtgcactttctctggttatcacaagagctggacatcagccattttccagcagatttcacttttaacaagagattttgtcatggaaagccgcgcggaggcttcgtgcataacgaccgattcgctgtttgagcgagacaaagaacacctccatttcagcgtgtcatgggacaagttgggacatgcctatctcggctttcaatgcttaccagtccagtaagtatcagagaaattgtggagagctgggcttgtcctaacttgtcctctgacacaccgaaacggaggtgttcctttgtctcgctcaaacagcgaatcggtcgttacgcacgaagcctccgcgcagctttccatgacaaaatctcttgttaaaagtgaaatctgccagaaaatggctgatgttcagctattgtgataaccagagaaagtgcacacgacagtctcgtatccacagagccaccaGCTTAGAAATGAGTTTTCTGcctcgttgtcgcagctcggagcgcggcgcgctgagcatccttaaagccgtccttaaagctgtagtaacagcccttattctctgtgaagcccataaaattttcaccgaaagccagataaatttttcaaatggtttccaggtgccagtctctaacagcttctgaaaagattctgatggaaaaaagtccttttcattctgaaaatccgacgagggggcggaccactccttccacaaggcatgctcacaggcgaatgacgtcaccgaccggtgtggaaaaactcacgcatgaagcacgagggttcaagcttgtctgacgtaaaaacatatgaatcaaatccatatagtttaaaaaaataaataaaaaggtctgttactttattgacagaccttgtattttatCAGTGCACTAAATGAGACAAAcctttgtatttcctgtttattGCTGCTACTAAAGACATCTGATTTAACATTAGCCCTCAGGGATCTATGGACTCACTGGCGGATCAACATCAATGGTTATTAATGTGTCTGGATCCATAAATGTAAAAGAATGATGTTTTGGGGATAGACTGTTGATTCAAGATGTAATAGTACAATGTGCTGAGCCTTATGTTAAGACCATTCATCAGTGGCATGACCATTTATGTGGGGAATGATCTCATACATGTCGACCCTGAGGTCCATCGCTGCCAGTTCTTGTTCCTGGATACTGCGGTGTGAAGTGGAAAAAAAGTCCATGACTACCCCAGAATGGGACActggtccatcacaggttacttctccagccatttagagctgagtggactgggacaatgcagatgaagagtcTTGTCAAAAGACACGGACAGGTAGGCTGACAAGGAAACAAACTCacatctacatattggtagtccaactcctatcctATTGAGTTACCTGTTCTGCATGGTGGGGCGTGATTGTAAGTCCAAAACATAAAAGGTTTGGGGGATCCGAACCAAAGCATATACAAAAAGCTTCAACCACCATTGCCTGAGTTTAGAAAACCCCATTCTGCCTCAGAGGTGTCACAGACCCCTGATTATTGATGtttttgctgaagacatcaaGCACAAAACCAAGTGTTAAAAAATATGAGTTCAATATGTTACCATCATTTTAGTATTGCCAACATGTTTCACACATCTGAGGGGCAAACAAGACAAGCTAACTCTTAAAATCTGAGCTTTTCAAAGCCTTTAGtggctaaaaaatgaaaaacatcaAACAGAAAGCAGTGCCACAAAAATAGTAACGTGTGAAATGTTAATGCttgtcatacacacacacacctagcaTGTTAAACACACTGGCAGCTTTACCCGTCACGACAGTCTCCTGTTGGTGTGTTACAATCTGCGAAGTTGTCTGTTCCGTGACACTGAAACCCAGATTCTGGAAAACTCCTTGTCTCTCTGCCCAAGACTGCTGGAAGTTCCTCAGCAGCTCCTCTGTGGAGGTCTCAGGGGGCACAGATAGCGTTGGCACTCTCCCTTTTACCACATCGGCATAAGACGGAGGGTTACCGCGAGTCACAGAGCTCCCCGAATGTAAAGCTGTTGCACTTATCGTCTCCTTTTTTGTGTTTCCATAGTCATCAATGCTGCAGAACTGCTGAGTGACTGATGAGGTTTCAGAGTGACCCATCAGCTCAGGATGAGGTGATACAGCTTCTCTTCTTTCTATTTGTTCTCTTAGCTCTCTAGCCGCCTGTGAACTGTGTTCTCCAGTCTCAAAAACATCTTTTATCGCTTTAACCTTCAAAATAGGGATGTCTTCAGATCTTGAAGTTTTTGAGTCCACCTCTGTATCCTCTGGGTCACTCCCCAACCTCTCGGCAATGACAATAGGCTCTTTTCTGACATGAATCTTAGGTTGTGGAGATTCAAATCTGTTCACCAGCTTAGACAGGTCAACTCTTGGCAGATCCTCTTTTAGAAGATCCACAGTCACCTCCCCCGTGGTTTCCTCAGCATCAGGGCCGAGCCGTTCTGGGATGTCAATGGGATCCCTCCGAACATATATCTTGTTAACCTCAGCCCTCTGTGCTTCCTCAAAGAAAGACTTTTTATCCTTGACGGTCATCATGGAGTCACCCGTATTGGTGGCATCCACTAATCCATGGTCTTCCTTCTCTGTGTACGGCTCTCTGTCACTCATGGGAGATGCCAGGTCTCTTTCCTCTGCAAAAAGTTCCACCACCATGACAGGGGGAGACGGGGTCATTCCACGAGAAAATTTTGCAGTGGTGTCCTTGAGTTTGATGAGCTTCTCTGAACGGCTCAGGGTGGGAGAAGGCGTCGCCCTGTTGAACATGGATGTGGGGGTGTATGACTTCTGAGGAGGAGGTGGGGGGGTCCTGGTAGATTTGTAAGGAGGTGGAGATGGCGTCACTCTCAGTGGGGAGTCTGTCCTCCTGATTGATTCAATGCTAATAAATGTGGGCGATGGTGTACGAATACTTGCTAAGGGGGAAGATACTCGCTGATCGGCATTCGCCATCTCAGTCACCTCCTGACGCACTCTCTCTTCAATCACCTTCTTTTCACTTTTGGATGAGCCAATACTGATTGTTGATATTTTTGCAGTTGCTCCACTGGCATCTTTCTTGTCAGGTTTTGGGAGCACTGGATGTGGTGGTGTTATTTCTTTTTGCTGTTTTACTCCGGTCACAGTTTCCTCTATACATTTAAGCTTGGCTTGAGTGACATTTTTCACATAGAAAATCAGTTCTTTTAACTTTTTCTTACTTTGGCGCAAAGCAATTTCACTCATATTCTTCTTCTCATCCAAACCCATCACCCAGTCAGGAATGTCACTTATAATCATCCTGACATAATTTGAGTCTATTTTGTTTGGTGCTTCCTCCAGTTCTTTTATTTTAGCcaacagcatctgcattgcattGCATTTCTCAAAATCTGTGATTTCTCCTGTCGCATCCTTATGCACGATTTTCTCCTTTGCTTTCACCGTCGTATCCTTAGTTTCACCTTTTGGTGCTGTgcctttaatttgcattttatcggTTCCTGCAGTTTCTGTTTGCTCTTTTTGCATCACCTCTTGCCTCTGATGGTTTGGCTGCACACCGCTGCCACTCACAACCAACTCGACCTTCTGTTTTTGAAAGTGCTTTGCCTTCACGCTCTGCCGACTGTGAGAGACAGATGAGCTGGAGACGGATGTGCCGCTCGGTCCTTGATGAGTTGCTGCCATTGTTATCTTAGCCTCCACGGGCGTTAACACAGTAACCGATGTGGACTGTGCCACTTCATTCTTGGGCATCTGTTTTCCCTTTTTCAAGTCAACTTTGACTTCTTTCACAGGTGCCATCACCTGATTTTGCTTCTCTTTTACTGTCACTTCTATTTTCGTCTCGTGCCTTGCTGATGTCATTGGCTTGCTTTCCTGAGCCGCCTTTGTTTCAGTTCTCTGTAAAAGCGATCTTTTCTCTTGCTGTAAATGCACTTGACTTTTCATTTCTTGCTTTTGCCCAAGAGAATCACACTGCTCCTCCTTTTTCTCAGTGGGCTTCTTAAAGGTTTTCACCTTGAAACTTGGAGTTACCTTTGGAATTTTAGTGGGCTGGGAAGAAGTCATTTTCCCCTCTTGTGTCAGAGACTCATTAACATTCTTTACATCTTCAGCTTTCAATGTGACCGCCGGTTGGCTTTGAAGATTTACATTTTCTTGAACAGCACTCTGATGGGCAGCGATAGACCTGGTGCTGGATTTCTTAACAAACTGCTGCCGCTGCTCCGAGATGGAGGATGTGACTACGTTTGAGCCGGTCTGGACGTCAACACTTGAGGCCTCATGTTGAGAATGCAAAGCAGATGCAGAAGCAGTCTGATTCTTGGAAGCTGTTTGGTTCTTTTTAATGAAATCAGATGAGGCAACTATTTTTTCAGAGGGGCGCTCATCTGGTTTTTTATCTATGGAAATATTTGAAGATCCAGGGGCTGATTTCTTATTTACCACTGAGATCAAGGGCTTGCTCAGAGGGATGCTGGAAGCGGTTTTCTTGGCTGATATATCTTGTGATGTTTCTTCTTTGAAAACAGGTTTaacttcagtttttgctgtagCTGCTTCCACAGCCACTTCTGTTTCAGTGTTTTGTGTTGAGGAAAGCTCAGTGCTGACTGAAGATGATGCTTGAATGTGACCTGTTGGTGAGGTGGGAGTGGTAACCTTAGACATCTCTGTTTCCTCTTTCTCCATCCTTTGCTGGCGATACCGTTCTTCTGCGATCATGAGAGGCGTTTTAAATTTCCGAGCGTAAGGTCTTGGTTTGGGTGCTGGAGCAGGCTCAGGAGGTGGTGGGAGCTTGATTGGAGGGACAAAGACTTTTTTAGGTGGCTGCTCACCTTCAGTTTGCAGTGGCTTCATCTCAGACGTGCTCCTTGAGATTTTAGCCTCTGACATTGACGCTGATTCATGCTGAATCTGTTTGCTTGTTTCAATTTGTTTAGTTGTTTCCTTTTTCACTTGGTGGACTGTATTTTCCTTTTTGGTTTCCGTTGACACCTTCAATTCTGGATCAGGGTGGAGATTCGGAGGCGCTATCGGGGTTTTTTGCTTTTTCTGCCAACTGGGCTTAACTTGTATGGCCGGCTTTTGCGGCTCTGGCGGCTTGGGCACTTTGAATAATGGCTTGCCGATGGGTTTCCCAAGGGTTACAAGGGGAGGCTGAGGCACTGCATTAAGCTCTTGCTGGGAGGGAGGCGGAGGAAGGAAGTCTTGTCCAGAAGCAGTTGTTTGAGGGGGAGGCggcggaggaggaggaagaggaaggaAAAATTCCGGTTCCGATTTTACACATTCTATGGGAGGTGGCGGCGGTGGAGGAGGCGGTGATAGGTCAGTGTCCTGCCTCATAAGGGGACAGGATGTCGGGGATACTGGACTCTCCAACACCGGTGATGGAGGTGGCGGAAGCGAGAGCTCAGACTCGGAGGGTGGAGGTGGTGATGAGGGAGGAGGAGGGAAGTGAATCTCTGGGTTTGTCTTTTTGATCACACCTTTCCCTCTAAGATCAAGGTTCTGGTAATAACCCTTTgtatttttgttctgtttttgtgtCAGAGCCTTGTTCTCTGTTTGCTTAGCAGATGTAGACGTATGCTCCGACACGGTTACATTTTGCTTACGAGTGACAGTTTTCTGCACTACTTGTACTTGTGTGACTGCCTTTGATTCACATGTTTGCTTGTTGGAAACATTTGCCTGTGATGTGCATTTTACCTCTTTCATCATGTTCACATCAACAGCTGTTTTGGCCTCTGTTTGATCATTATTAATCACTTGTGTATTCTTTACCTTCGCGGGCTTCGGTGCCTGCATTTTCTTCAGGGGTAGCGTTTTTTGTTTCACGCTCTGCTCTTTCATGTATGCCTGTTGACATGTCCCAGTAGCATTGTCTGTTTTGGAGATGGTAACAGAGCGATCCTCTTGGGTTATTATGTGCGTTTTCGCCGATTTATGTTTCTGTGCAAGCTTTTGTGATTCACTGCTCTGAGAAAGGTTCCTCACAGCGGGGGGAGGATTGACGGCTATGTTCTCACTCTTACATTCATGTAAGCCTTCGTGCTCCACTTGCTTCGGAGTTAATGGATTTTTCACAGGCACTTTTGCTTTTTTAGAAGTATACATATGCTTTGGATTTGAATACTGTTTTCTTTGCATCAGACTTTTTATCGTCCCTTGAACATCACCCTTTACTACCTCCTCTTTTTCAACCTGTGTTGTTTCTTGTCCTTCGCAGAGTGATTTTATGGACAATTTCACATCACCTTCGATGCTCCCCCTACGCTGCATTCTTGGAGACGTCATTGGCTCGAACAGCAGCTGGATAGTGGCTTTGACATCACCTTGCTCGCTCACTTGATGCTGGTAAATCTTTTTCTCACTTGATGCCTCATGCAGACTCTGAATGGCAGTGTAAATGTCTCCTTTAACGATCTTGTCTTTTTCCACCTCTTTCACAGCTTGCTTTGCTTCTTCTAGGGACCTCAGTGTCCCTTTGATATCACCTGGCACTAAATCCTCCACAGTTAGTTCCATTTTAGTAGTCGCTAATTTCTCCAGAGACTCAAGAGCACCTTTAATGTCTCCCCTGACAATTTCTGGCTTTTCTAAGTCTCTGGCATAATGTTGGGCTTCCTCCAGAGACCTCAAAGTAGTGGGTATGTCTCCTTTCACCACCTCCTCTTTCTCTACAACCACTTTCTGATTAATGGCTTGAGTCAGTGAGTCCAGAGCTGCACTAAGGTCGCCTTTAACAATGTCCTTTCCGTCAAGGTTCCTGTAGGTAACAGCTGGCTCCGTCATGAAGACCTTAACAGTGCTGTGCACATCACCAGGGACTATATCATCCTCTGCAACGGTGCGCCCTATGTGTTGCTGATTCCTTCTCAATAAGATTTTTGTCTCTTCCACATCACCACCTATAATGCATTCCTTCTCTACTTTTTCCTCAGCTTCATTTGATTCAGACTGAAGCTGCTTCAGGTAATCTAAGGCTCCAGACTCAATACATGTGGTGTAAAAGCTAACATTCCCTCTTTCTGTGTCTTCTATCCGAATCTTTTTAGAGTCTTCCAATCCTGCGTTGGACAAAAGACGGTGAAGGGTTCTGCTGACATTACCCTGGATGATGTTCTCTTTCTCCATGCTATCACTGTCACCTTTATTCAAGAGGGAATAGATAGTCATCCTTACATTTCCTTTCTcgtcttcctggatcagaataccACGCTTGGAGGAGCCCTTACTCTCCAGCAGACTGTTAATGGCCTCTTGAATGTCACCGTGGATAATTTCCTCCTTCTCAACATTGATTTCCCTTTCCTGGTTGAATAGCTGCTTTACAGTGGTGTTGATGTCCCCCCTCTCCTC is from Thalassophryne amazonica chromosome 1, fThaAma1.1, whole genome shotgun sequence and encodes:
- the xirp2a gene encoding xin actin-binding repeat-containing protein 2 isoform X1, whose amino-acid sequence is MEIQSGNEEEEVARATPATSAVVSHSASGPPREDLQAAQKIERFDISLESLKRMFEKPAEVTNVHTSPTKRQTSSRIWQSERSADHSMASSQDPQLSADSTGTSRLRGADKGQSQENRALSTEDQEVESVSVKERLAMYQAAVSKKESSSSTSPAIMDEAQACSLPGGLASVKRQFENQEFASSSSQSVVSQYHFQQRSVQETSSSSEVTVRSSAREVVPTTAIFHSQQEVIHDQRLHQDSNPSGYGNLYNETVTLIGGEDLPKVSTQVLKQQYEKTIEEAAPAKEIKVDVDFHQFQWAPVGQSSKPTMMKSYESSSAIKSASVAASSVAYETTENFTAPPTNLQVSQEPAQNSLQTADPESHHKYTDNKEQFFKHKSMAELKRLYKHIHPDVRKNLEADFLNQLTESEKAQFYSEESMGDVQQACYMFENDGNSQSSSPDRDSVEWDEILRGEVQSMRWMFENRPLDTIKDETPDEDEVRNIAQKEIIAGKDVKYTAWMFETHPMDALGNETPDSTEQSQKPSDLARGDVRTATWLFETQPLDCLNKIYQEDEQHLDVVVSKDITGGDVKTVRYLFETQHLDSLGKTETIEERHFLNLKSELEEIKGDVKTTTRMFETQPMCVIRGDSGEMLEITTIRREETEKGDVKSSRWMFETQPLDMINKDPSQVKLICRISMEDNIQCGVNKGRWLFETKTLDTIKDEEWESSQNKKEEIIGADVRKHCLVFETQPMDTLKDNANARPVPSEEIVGGDVQSTRHLFETVPMEKLKELLEVGKLQKRVASEEEKGDVRHQTWVFESQPLENIREEKKEITRTVNIEDLHKGDVTNYKERFESMDLSKCEGTQKIQVEGVTTGSVKSNRVLFESTPLYAMQDSCGHYHEVKTVRREEIVKGDVRSCRWMFETRPIDEFDESIDKFQIIKGISKQEIASGDVKTAKWLFETQPLDAIKYFNNVEDEEHIAEKEIEIQKGDVKTCRWLFETQPMDVLYEKVEKDESDAEELQKGDVKTCTWLFETQSLDNIRDHTDSESETILKACTVKQEDIQGKDVRLARFLFETENLENLTGADVGSFRRVTEIDIQSGDVSRMKYIFENCSSDIMSSTSEETMQKLKTKQAEDIQKGNVVNCTWMFENQPIDAIREDLEETREIRTVTDVQGGNVDKGRFIFETYSLDQIKEESTETDISKLTAVIREEREKGDVKNYTMMFETQPLYAIRDKEGHYHEVTTVTKEEILRGDVLGARWLFETKPLDSIRDSDEVYIIKAVTEEGINKGDVSLARWKFETQPLDEITEEIKVRSKTVADIQCGDVKTNKQRFETDEMPQKYIRTVSVSEIHKGDVKSATWMFETRTIDEIHNEGSEYDDMEKVTKEEVMKGDVKQSVWLFEKQPLDSIKEPDTTGPIVTKEEIPRADVKTTTWMFETTPFHEFNESSMEKTEIIGKSIKETLEELYCQEMVKSQGILIEADEIGDVRMAKYKLMNQEAPQIQREEVIRGDLSNIMMNLLSRRETTERGITIDEEERGDINTTVKQLFNQEREINVEKEEIIHGDIQEAINSLLESKGSSKRGILIQEDEKGNVRMTIYSLLNKGDSDSMEKENIIQGNVSRTLHRLLSNAGLEDSKKIRIEDTERGNVSFYTTCIESGALDYLKQLQSESNEAEEKVEKECIIGGDVEETKILLRRNQQHIGRTVAEDDIVPGDVHSTVKVFMTEPAVTYRNLDGKDIVKGDLSAALDSLTQAINQKVVVEKEEVVKGDIPTTLRSLEEAQHYARDLEKPEIVRGDIKGALESLEKLATTKMELTVEDLVPGDIKGTLRSLEEAKQAVKEVEKDKIVKGDIYTAIQSLHEASSEKKIYQHQVSEQGDVKATIQLLFEPMTSPRMQRRGSIEGDVKLSIKSLCEGQETTQVEKEEVVKGDVQGTIKSLMQRKQYSNPKHMYTSKKAKVPVKNPLTPKQVEHEGLHECKSENIAVNPPPAVRNLSQSSESQKLAQKHKSAKTHIITQEDRSVTISKTDNATGTCQQAYMKEQSVKQKTLPLKKMQAPKPAKVKNTQVINNDQTEAKTAVDVNMMKEVKCTSQANVSNKQTCESKAVTQVQVVQKTVTRKQNVTVSEHTSTSAKQTENKALTQKQNKNTKGYYQNLDLRGKGVIKKTNPEIHFPPPPSSPPPPSESELSLPPPPSPVLESPVSPTSCPLMRQDTDLSPPPPPPPPPIECVKSEPEFFLPLPPPPPPPPQTTASGQDFLPPPPSQQELNAVPQPPLVTLGKPIGKPLFKVPKPPEPQKPAIQVKPSWQKKQKTPIAPPNLHPDPELKVSTETKKENTVHQVKKETTKQIETSKQIQHESASMSEAKISRSTSEMKPLQTEGEQPPKKVFVPPIKLPPPPEPAPAPKPRPYARKFKTPLMIAEERYRQQRMEKEETEMSKVTTPTSPTGHIQASSSVSTELSSTQNTETEVAVEAATAKTEVKPVFKEETSQDISAKKTASSIPLSKPLISVVNKKSAPGSSNISIDKKPDERPSEKIVASSDFIKKNQTASKNQTASASALHSQHEASSVDVQTGSNVVTSSISEQRQQFVKKSSTRSIAAHQSAVQENVNLQSQPAVTLKAEDVKNVNESLTQEGKMTSSQPTKIPKVTPSFKVKTFKKPTEKKEEQCDSLGQKQEMKSQVHLQQEKRSLLQRTETKAAQESKPMTSARHETKIEVTVKEKQNQVMAPVKEVKVDLKKGKQMPKNEVAQSTSVTVLTPVEAKITMAATHQGPSGTSVSSSSVSHSRQSVKAKHFQKQKVELVVSGSGVQPNHQRQEVMQKEQTETAGTDKMQIKGTAPKGETKDTTVKAKEKIVHKDATGEITDFEKCNAMQMLLAKIKELEEAPNKIDSNYVRMIISDIPDWVMGLDEKKNMSEIALRQSKKKLKELIFYVKNVTQAKLKCIEETVTGVKQQKEITPPHPVLPKPDKKDASGATAKISTISIGSSKSEKKVIEERVRQEVTEMANADQRVSSPLASIRTPSPTFISIESIRRTDSPLRVTPSPPPYKSTRTPPPPPQKSYTPTSMFNRATPSPTLSRSEKLIKLKDTTAKFSRGMTPSPPVMVVELFAEERDLASPMSDREPYTEKEDHGLVDATNTGDSMMTVKDKKSFFEEAQRAEVNKIYVRRDPIDIPERLGPDAEETTGEVTVDLLKEDLPRVDLSKLVNRFESPQPKIHVRKEPIVIAERLGSDPEDTEVDSKTSRSEDIPILKVKAIKDVFETGEHSSQAARELREQIERREAVSPHPELMGHSETSSVTQQFCSIDDYGNTKKETISATALHSGSSVTRGNPPSYADVVKGRVPTLSVPPETSTEELLRNFQQSWAERQGVFQNLGFSVTEQTTSQIVTHQQETVVTENSSSRVRAVQGVSEEGVPNGIADCRQTKLS